The following are encoded in a window of Clostridia bacterium genomic DNA:
- a CDS encoding DivIVA domain-containing protein — MNYTPNDLQNLTFKKGFMGYNEDEVNEVLDKVIEDYSEYVRENVELKDRISVLNEGIQHYKNIEDSLQNILIVAQQTSEEIKKNSYEKAENIIKEAELKAQRIIGEANQEVIKIKFEYEELRKKLHIFKSKSETLLLSQLEVLKQMFEDYE; from the coding sequence ATGAATTACACCCCGAACGATTTGCAAAACTTGACTTTTAAAAAGGGTTTCATGGGCTATAATGAGGATGAAGTAAATGAAGTTTTGGACAAGGTTATAGAAGATTATTCGGAATATGTAAGAGAAAATGTTGAGCTGAAGGATAGGATATCTGTTCTAAATGAAGGAATACAACACTATAAGAATATTGAAGATTCCTTGCAAAATATTTTGATAGTTGCTCAGCAGACAAGTGAGGAGATTAAAAAGAACTCATATGAAAAGGCGGAAAATATTATCAAGGAAGCCGAGCTAAAGGCACAGAGAATAATTGGTGAGGCAAATCAGGAAGTAATTAAAATAAAATTTGAATATGAAGAGTTGAGGAAGAAACTGCATATCTTCAAATCAAAATCAGAAACTCTCCTGCTTTCACAATTAGAGGTATTAAAGCAGATGTTTGAGGATTATGAATAG
- a CDS encoding YlmH/Sll1252 family protein, whose translation MIDKSAILKRVTKIEDKLLISKLLDKAEKAEYINNSVFSHFLDPYQRSVIEKALAGTKNLNYAFSGGYNGAERVIIIFGPNFIFQDDDIIDELPLKVIRVEVLSRESLTHRDYLGAFMSLGIKREKIGDILVGEETCDIIVLSDIAEYIAFNLDRIGKAKIMISVKEVDSINTPDSKTKEIKASVASLRLDCVASAGFGISRSKILELIKADRVNLNWDTANTPTKQVKEGDTISIRGKGRLVMESVGSITRKDRIRILLKKYI comes from the coding sequence ATGATCGACAAAAGTGCTATATTAAAAAGAGTTACAAAGATAGAAGATAAACTGCTGATATCAAAATTACTGGATAAGGCGGAAAAGGCTGAATATATTAATAATTCCGTGTTTTCACATTTTTTGGATCCGTATCAGAGGAGTGTAATCGAGAAAGCTTTAGCTGGGACAAAGAATTTAAACTATGCATTTAGTGGTGGGTACAATGGGGCAGAGAGAGTTATTATTATTTTCGGCCCTAATTTTATTTTTCAGGATGACGATATAATAGATGAGCTTCCCCTTAAAGTCATAAGGGTTGAAGTGCTAAGCAGGGAAAGCTTGACTCACAGAGACTACCTTGGGGCTTTTATGTCCCTTGGTATAAAACGGGAAAAGATTGGTGATATTCTTGTAGGTGAAGAAACCTGTGACATTATTGTTTTAAGTGATATTGCAGAATACATAGCATTTAATCTGGATAGAATAGGCAAAGCCAAAATCATGATAAGCGTAAAAGAAGTAGATAGTATAAATACACCTGATTCAAAAACCAAAGAGATCAAGGCTTCTGTTGCTTCCTTAAGGCTTGATTGTGTGGCAAGTGCAGGTTTTGGCATATCGAGAAGCAAGATTTTGGAGTTGATTAAGGCAGATAGGGTAAATCTGAACTGGGATACGGCCAATACCCCCACCAAGCAGGTTAAAGAGGGAGACACAATTTCTATAAGGGGAAAAGGCCGGTTGGTGATGGAAAGTGTAGGGAGTATTACCAGGAAAGATAGAATCAGGATTTTACTAAAGAAATATATATAG
- a CDS encoding YggT family protein, with translation MMITVYRAIDLLLMIIEYAILARVIISWVPVPKDNQFIRLLYQVTEPVLAPIRGLIERSAMGRNMMIDFSPIIAFILINIVRNVIRRMLLGGYWMF, from the coding sequence ATGATGATAACTGTTTATAGAGCTATAGATTTACTTTTGATGATTATTGAGTATGCCATACTTGCAAGGGTAATAATATCTTGGGTACCGGTTCCTAAGGATAATCAGTTCATAAGGCTTTTATACCAAGTCACTGAGCCGGTTTTGGCGCCAATAAGAGGCTTGATTGAGAGGTCTGCCATGGGTAGAAATATGATGATAGATTTCTCACCCATAATCGCATTTATACTTATCAACATAGTCAGGAATGTAATCAGGAGAATGCTGCTCGGTGGCTATTGGATGTTTTAG